Proteins co-encoded in one Methanobrevibacter olleyae genomic window:
- the mch gene encoding methenyltetrahydromethanopterin cyclohydrolase, translating to MVSVNLEAKKTVDVMIEKADDFNIAVSKLKNGATVIDCGVNVAGSFKAGELYTKVCLGGLADVGISIPGDLSEKFALPSVKIKTDFPAISTLGAQKAGWSVSVGDFFALGSGPARALSLKPAETYEEIDYKDEADIAILTLEADVLPGEDVAEAIAKDCDVAVENVFLLVAPTASLVGSIQIAGRVVENGTYKMLEFLKFDVKKVKHAAGIAPIAPIDPDGLKAMGKTNDAVLFGGRTYYYVESEEGDDIAAIAAQLPSSAADGYGKPFFDVFKDAGFDFYQIDKGMFAPAEVVINDLSTGKLYKEGYVNAELLKKSFGIE from the coding sequence ATGGTTAGTGTCAATTTAGAAGCTAAAAAAACTGTAGATGTAATGATTGAAAAAGCTGATGATTTTAACATTGCTGTTTCCAAATTAAAAAACGGGGCAACTGTTATTGACTGTGGTGTAAATGTCGCTGGTAGTTTTAAGGCAGGTGAATTATATACTAAAGTATGTCTTGGAGGATTAGCTGATGTAGGTATTTCTATTCCTGGAGACTTATCTGAAAAATTCGCTTTACCTTCTGTAAAGATAAAAACTGATTTTCCGGCTATTTCTACTTTAGGTGCACAAAAAGCAGGATGGTCTGTTTCTGTAGGTGACTTTTTTGCATTAGGTTCTGGTCCAGCTAGAGCATTATCCTTAAAACCAGCTGAAACTTATGAAGAAATTGATTACAAAGATGAAGCAGATATTGCAATTTTAACTTTAGAAGCTGATGTATTACCTGGCGAAGATGTTGCAGAAGCTATTGCTAAAGACTGTGATGTAGCAGTTGAAAATGTATTCTTACTTGTAGCTCCTACTGCTTCCTTAGTTGGATCTATACAAATCGCAGGAAGAGTTGTTGAAAACGGTACTTACAAAATGTTAGAATTCCTTAAATTTGACGTTAAAAAGGTTAAACATGCAGCAGGTATTGCACCAATTGCTCCTATCGACCCAGATGGATTGAAAGCTATGGGTAAAACTAATGATGCAGTTCTCTTTGGTGGAAGAACTTACTACTATGTTGAATCTGAAGAAGGAGATGACATTGCAGCAATAGCGGCTCAATTACCATCTTCAGCAGCTGATGGATATGGTAAACCATTTTTCGATGTATTTAAAGATGCAGGATTTGATTTCTACCAAATCGACAAAGGAATGTTTGCACCAGCTGAAGTTGTTATCAACGATTTAAGCACTGGTAAGTTATACAAAGAGGGTTATGTAAACGCAGAATTACTTAAAAAATCCTTTGGTATAGAATAG
- a CDS encoding GNAT family N-acetyltransferase — protein sequence MNISIKKLSNDNNEKIKVRNFIFSQIKEEYGYGYIPQYHKDIVNLNKYYINCERNNLFYILNNNTDEIIGTIAIRAYDKNFNEFEGIYNEKSTASIWRLFVNKDYRRCGLATKLFKYVEEFCYEKNYDKIYLHTHKNLEAGLKFWKKVGFNVTIDTNNKLQTVHMIKNLNKNSIKLANEKSSPLTV from the coding sequence ATGAATATTTCAATAAAAAAACTATCAAATGATAATAATGAAAAGATTAAAGTTAGAAATTTTATATTTTCTCAAATAAAAGAAGAGTATGGATATGGATACATACCTCAGTACCACAAAGATATAGTAAACTTAAATAAATATTATATCAATTGTGAAAGAAACAATTTATTTTATATCTTAAACAACAATACTGATGAAATAATAGGTACAATAGCTATAAGAGCTTATGATAAAAATTTTAACGAATTTGAAGGAATTTATAATGAAAAATCTACTGCAAGCATATGGAGATTATTTGTTAATAAAGATTATAGGAGATGTGGACTAGCAACAAAATTATTTAAATATGTAGAAGAATTTTGTTATGAAAAAAACTATGATAAAATATATTTACACACTCATAAAAACTTAGAAGCTGGATTAAAATTTTGGAAGAAAGTAGGTTTTAATGTAACTATAGATACCAATAACAAGTTACAAACTGTACATATGATTAAAAATCTAAATAAAAACAGCATAAAACTAGCTAATGAAAAATCTTCACCATTAACAGTATAA
- the mcrD gene encoding methyl-coenzyme M reductase operon protein D — translation MSTEKENKINANDEVCKIIDIKIVPNRFLKPETSEKVLNKIFELDGIVRGIVHGPSLPKTVYYGPARGTPVNHQYRKSINVKGQNIDLRLLIGEIILTIDVKLLNEIMESIEIILDEILPCKYILMIGIFTKTQTTVSDYLKYGRNFEDSIDERYIGMVDSRARSSETINMI, via the coding sequence ATGAGCACTGAAAAAGAAAATAAAATCAATGCTAATGATGAAGTCTGCAAAATCATCGATATAAAAATAGTTCCCAACAGATTTTTAAAGCCAGAAACATCTGAAAAAGTATTAAATAAAATCTTTGAGCTTGATGGAATCGTGAGAGGAATAGTGCATGGTCCTTCATTACCAAAAACTGTTTATTATGGTCCCGCGAGAGGAACACCTGTAAACCACCAATACAGAAAAAGCATCAATGTAAAAGGTCAGAATATTGATTTAAGACTGCTTATTGGTGAGATAATTTTAACAATAGATGTTAAATTACTAAATGAGATTATGGAATCCATCGAAATAATACTTGATGAAATTTTGCCCTGCAAATATATTTTAATGATTGGTATTTTTACCAAAACTCAAACTACAGTAAGTGATTATTTAAAATATGGAAGAAATTTTGAAGATTCAATAGATGAGAGATATATCGGTATGGTTGATTCACGTGCTCGAAGTTCTGAAACAATAAATATGATTTAA
- a CDS encoding molybdopterin-dependent oxidoreductase has protein sequence MLDIKHTICPSCSVGCGLNIVSKDGVVVGTYPYKRHPINEGKNCLNGRNSILQFEDSIKKPSFVKNNELEESDNESIIKAIKDQLDSIDANELAIICSGNNTNEEIDRIIKFAEEYGSEKIGFYGYNFPNFFGDVASYDDVYNASTILAIGDIYRDNPLLGRRIVLSKENGAKLINLDDVEKSITSLNADEFIQFKDGEFADKIDALKDQLDENSVIIVNKIDSKEDFALIEGLSKGANAKLLPVFNAPNSKGAMNRLNSLDNDEIKDLIDNSKVLIVVKDNLLDYLSEDDIKGKSFIVNISNEKNRFAELSDIVLPGKFWVEKSGTFTNCEGLEQNFSISAECENDNLSEIEMFDELA, from the coding sequence ATGTTAGACATAAAACATACAATATGTCCTTCATGCTCTGTAGGATGTGGGTTAAACATTGTTTCAAAAGATGGAGTGGTGGTAGGAACCTATCCTTATAAAAGGCATCCTATTAATGAAGGGAAAAATTGTTTAAATGGTCGAAATTCCATATTGCAATTTGAAGATTCAATCAAAAAACCTTCATTTGTAAAAAACAACGAACTTGAAGAATCGGATAATGAATCTATAATTAAGGCAATTAAAGATCAACTAGATTCTATTGATGCTAATGAATTAGCTATCATTTGTTCTGGAAATAATACAAATGAGGAAATTGATAGAATAATTAAATTTGCTGAAGAATATGGAAGTGAAAAAATAGGATTTTATGGATATAATTTCCCTAACTTTTTTGGTGATGTAGCTAGCTATGATGATGTATATAATGCAAGTACTATACTAGCTATTGGGGATATTTATAGGGATAATCCTTTATTAGGTAGAAGAATAGTATTATCTAAAGAAAATGGAGCAAAACTCATTAATTTAGATGATGTAGAAAAATCTATAACTTCATTAAATGCAGATGAATTTATTCAATTTAAAGATGGAGAATTTGCAGATAAAATTGATGCTTTAAAAGATCAATTAGATGAAAATTCTGTCATTATTGTAAATAAAATTGATAGTAAAGAGGATTTTGCTTTAATTGAAGGATTATCTAAAGGGGCTAATGCAAAGTTATTACCTGTATTTAATGCTCCTAATAGTAAAGGTGCTATGAATAGATTAAATTCATTAGACAATGATGAAATTAAGGACCTTATTGATAACTCTAAAGTACTTATTGTTGTTAAAGATAATTTATTAGATTATTTATCTGAAGATGACATTAAAGGAAAAAGTTTTATTGTAAATATTTCTAATGAGAAAAATCGTTTTGCTGAACTTTCAGATATAGTTCTTCCAGGTAAATTCTGGGTAGAGAAAAGTGGAACTTTCACTAATTGTGAAGGTTTAGAACAAAACTTTAGTATATCTGCAGAATGTGAAAATGATAATTTAAGTGAAATAGAAATGTTCGATGAACTTGCTTAA
- the mcrB gene encoding coenzyme-B sulfoethylthiotransferase subunit beta — translation MPIYDDKIDLYDPNGKLLESDVPLEAISPMRNPAIENIIYNIKRSVAVNLSGIEKGLKNGALGGKGRFIPGRELDLPITENAEIIGEKIRKIVRVSDDDDDISVSLINKGNQLLVQVPNERIKMAGDYTVSSLVTGAAVTQSIIDTFDVNIFDASTVKTAVMGAYPQTLDLSGANISAILGPPVLFEGLGYGLRNVMANHVVAITNKNTLNAAALSSIMEQTAMFETGDATGAYERSHLLGLAFQGLNANNLVYELVKENGKGSVGTVIETLVGLALEDGVIRVLKKMNSGYNMYEPVDWALWNAYAAAGLLAANIVNCGAARAAQAVASTVLYYNDILEYETGLPGVDFGRVEGVGVGFSFFSHSIYGGGGPGTFHGNHVVTRHAKGYAIPCAAVAMCLDAGTQMFSVERTSALIGTVYSTIDTLREPIKFVAEGAGEIKDKI, via the coding sequence ATGCCAATATATGATGACAAAATAGATTTATATGATCCTAATGGTAAATTATTAGAATCTGATGTTCCATTAGAAGCTATAAGCCCTATGAGAAATCCTGCAATTGAAAATATTATATATAATATTAAAAGATCTGTTGCAGTAAATTTAAGTGGAATTGAAAAAGGGCTTAAAAATGGAGCATTAGGAGGAAAAGGTAGATTTATCCCAGGACGTGAACTTGATTTACCAATTACAGAAAATGCTGAAATAATTGGTGAGAAAATTAGGAAAATAGTAAGAGTTAGTGATGATGATGATGATATATCTGTTTCTTTAATTAATAAGGGCAATCAACTCTTAGTTCAAGTACCTAATGAAAGAATCAAAATGGCTGGGGATTATACTGTTTCTTCATTAGTTACTGGAGCTGCAGTAACTCAGTCTATTATTGATACATTTGATGTTAATATCTTTGATGCATCAACAGTCAAAACCGCAGTAATGGGAGCTTATCCTCAAACACTTGATTTAAGTGGTGCAAACATCAGTGCGATTTTAGGACCTCCAGTACTTTTTGAAGGATTAGGCTATGGTCTTAGAAATGTTATGGCAAATCATGTAGTTGCTATTACAAATAAGAATACATTAAACGCTGCTGCATTGTCCTCTATTATGGAACAAACTGCTATGTTTGAAACTGGAGATGCAACTGGAGCTTATGAGCGTAGCCATTTATTGGGACTGGCTTTCCAAGGTTTAAATGCTAATAATTTAGTATATGAATTAGTTAAAGAAAATGGAAAAGGAAGTGTAGGTACTGTTATTGAAACTCTCGTAGGATTGGCACTTGAAGATGGAGTTATTAGAGTTTTAAAAAAAATGAATTCCGGATACAATATGTATGAACCTGTAGATTGGGCACTATGGAATGCTTATGCTGCTGCAGGATTATTAGCTGCAAATATTGTAAATTGTGGTGCTGCAAGAGCTGCTCAAGCAGTAGCATCCACTGTACTTTATTATAATGACATTCTTGAATATGAAACTGGACTACCTGGAGTAGATTTCGGTAGAGTAGAGGGGGTAGGTGTAGGATTCAGTTTCTTCTCTCACTCAATCTATGGAGGAGGTGGACCAGGTACTTTCCACGGAAACCACGTAGTAACAAGACATGCTAAAGGTTATGCAATACCTTGTGCAGCTGTAGCAATGTGTCTAGATGCAGGAACACAAATGTTTTCAGTAGAAAGAACCTCTGCATTAATTGGTACAGTATATAGTACCATTGATACATTAAGAGAACCTATTAAGTTTGTAGCAGAAGGTGCAGGAGAAATTAAAGATAAAATTTAA
- a CDS encoding Coenzyme F420 hydrogenase/dehydrogenase, beta subunit C-terminal domain, producing the protein MSEKFILAKSKENEITDSGACGGAVSSIFQYLLANNLVDGVLTLNKGDDVYDGIPRLLTNPAEVIETCGSLHCAPTMVGDLISDYLADEKIAVAVKPCDAKAINELVKRHRIDADKIFTIGLNCGGTVIPEVAQEMIEKFYNVDPSKVVKEEIDKGKFIIELDDGEEIGIKIDDLEEEGYGRRANCQRCELKVPRNADIACGNWGSEPGWTFVEINSDKGREIIEGAVNEGFIETKEPSEKALAIRDKIENIMINMGKKSQAKQLDADALTLEEWENQWNKCIKCFACHDVCPICWCNECELEKPYFEDDQQAPPDPLGFHGVRLSHMSPSCVNCGQCDDVCPMEIPVSKLFHKLQKKYEDQTGYVAGIGDEKPPLYSPQKENF; encoded by the coding sequence ATGAGTGAAAAATTTATTCTTGCTAAAAGTAAAGAAAATGAAATAACTGATAGTGGAGCATGTGGAGGAGCAGTAAGTTCTATTTTTCAATATTTGTTAGCTAATAATCTCGTTGATGGTGTATTAACTCTTAATAAGGGTGACGATGTATACGATGGTATTCCAAGACTTTTAACTAATCCAGCAGAAGTTATTGAAACCTGCGGTTCCCTACATTGTGCACCTACAATGGTTGGAGATTTAATTTCTGATTATTTAGCAGATGAAAAAATAGCAGTAGCAGTAAAACCTTGTGATGCAAAAGCTATTAATGAATTAGTGAAAAGACACAGAATAGATGCTGATAAAATTTTTACCATTGGCTTAAATTGTGGAGGCACAGTAATCCCTGAAGTAGCACAAGAGATGATAGAAAAATTTTATAATGTTGATCCATCTAAAGTTGTTAAAGAAGAAATCGACAAAGGTAAATTTATCATCGAACTTGATGATGGTGAAGAGATTGGAATCAAAATCGATGATCTGGAAGAAGAAGGCTATGGACGTCGTGCAAACTGTCAAAGATGTGAGCTCAAAGTACCTCGTAACGCAGACATTGCCTGTGGTAACTGGGGTTCAGAGCCTGGTTGGACATTTGTTGAAATCAACAGTGACAAAGGTAGAGAAATAATTGAAGGAGCTGTAAATGAAGGATTTATTGAAACAAAAGAACCTTCAGAAAAAGCTTTAGCAATTAGAGATAAAATTGAAAACATTATGATTAATATGGGTAAAAAATCTCAAGCTAAACAATTAGATGCTGATGCTTTAACCCTTGAAGAATGGGAAAATCAATGGAACAAATGTATTAAATGTTTTGCTTGTCATGATGTTTGTCCTATCTGTTGGTGTAATGAATGTGAACTTGAAAAGCCATACTTTGAAGATGATCAACAAGCACCTCCTGACCCATTAGGATTCCACGGTGTTAGATTGTCTCATATGAGTCCAAGCTGTGTAAACTGTGGTCAATGTGATGATGTTTGTCCAATGGAAATTCCAGTATCTAAATTATTCCATAAATTACAAAAGAAATACGAAGACCAAACTGGATATGTTGCTGGTATTGGTGATGAAAAACCTCCACTATACAGTCCACAAAAAGAAAACTTTTAA
- a CDS encoding transposase, giving the protein MPHYTTIPKKFFERLSDTQIRYLNGFILLDYPKKSELIALDGTGHTSDYADKYYAQIRAKKRKGYTKNHIAINVDTRMILNYGVSKGPKHDTQFALAAIRQTKKYQPHYFLADRAYDSEEIRKCINEETLAFDQILKKDFYKAKKIKKEKENS; this is encoded by the coding sequence TTGCCACATTACACAACAATCCCAAAAAAATTCTTTGAAAGACTCTCTGACACCCAAATAAGATATTTAAATGGTTTCATATTATTAGATTATCCTAAAAAGAGCGAATTGATTGCTTTAGATGGTACTGGACATACAAGTGACTATGCTGACAAATATTACGCCCAAATAAGAGCTAAAAAGCGAAAAGGATATACAAAAAATCATATTGCTATCAATGTAGACACACGAATGATTCTCAATTACGGAGTTTCTAAAGGCCCTAAACACGATACTCAATTTGCTTTAGCAGCTATTAGGCAAACAAAGAAATATCAACCTCATTATTTCTTAGCAGACAGAGCCTATGACTCTGAAGAAATAAGAAAATGTATTAATGAAGAAACTTTAGCTTTTGACCAAATACTTAAAAAGGATTTCTACAAGGCTAAAAAAATAAAAAAAGAAAAAGAAAATAGCTAA
- a CDS encoding transposase yields the protein MVKRIPDKEQIKLGIKSLDFNIPNNHISRFLVEFIDEYFPLLQIKEKKKKKGRDSFPVKEMLKILIYAKIEHIDSMRFLADMVKFHDIYKFVGCGIQPSERSLQRYRQEYGKYFNEILKMTLKKAVDAGFTEFNNVSIDGTIKKAYNSKNKIITEKETEILTRYFEGDSVSQEELDKLHKPAREILENEKINMQEKLYLLDEIKTQFTLSGQKSVPITDIKSRWIKSKKGNLQISYNIQSAVDYDTKMICAINVVQAPTDHYQLPKIVDKAINNTNVLPRFVLADTIYLNEISLSYLADKHIDGVIPDRKQSNEKIGRLNKNPYHKDYFKYLSEIDAFECPEGQIMYFFNKYVEKTEDPEKQDKIKRLYCNYSACKACNCRENCLSSTQTHKTITEYGGSLKKAMWEKMESDEYKEVYSRRSSVEGPFGILKEQFNIESEVVIGKRKTEERLLLDAVAYNLIRLYNLKQEKGNDKEDIVDFCEKISVQEKLELRATIF from the coding sequence ATGGTAAAAAGAATTCCTGACAAAGAACAAATAAAATTAGGTATCAAAAGCTTAGATTTCAACATTCCAAACAACCACATCTCCCGATTTCTTGTAGAATTCATTGATGAGTATTTTCCACTTTTGCAAATCAAAGAAAAGAAAAAGAAAAAAGGACGTGACAGCTTTCCAGTAAAAGAAATGCTAAAAATACTTATTTATGCTAAAATCGAACATATCGACAGCATGAGATTCCTAGCAGACATGGTAAAATTCCATGACATATATAAATTTGTAGGTTGTGGAATTCAACCTTCAGAACGATCATTACAACGTTATAGACAAGAATACGGAAAATACTTCAACGAAATCCTAAAAATGACCCTAAAAAAAGCTGTTGATGCTGGTTTCACTGAATTTAATAACGTTTCAATCGACGGAACTATCAAAAAAGCATATAATTCAAAAAACAAAATAATCACAGAAAAAGAAACCGAAATATTAACCCGTTACTTTGAAGGAGACAGTGTTAGTCAAGAAGAGCTTGATAAACTCCACAAACCAGCTCGCGAGATTCTTGAAAATGAAAAAATAAACATGCAAGAAAAATTGTACTTATTAGATGAGATTAAAACTCAATTCACACTCTCTGGTCAAAAATCTGTACCAATAACTGATATAAAATCCCGTTGGATTAAAAGTAAGAAAGGAAACTTACAAATAAGCTATAATATCCAATCAGCAGTCGATTACGATACAAAAATGATTTGTGCAATAAACGTTGTACAAGCTCCAACAGACCATTATCAATTGCCAAAAATAGTGGATAAAGCAATAAACAATACAAATGTGTTGCCAAGATTTGTATTGGCAGATACAATCTATTTAAACGAGATAAGCTTATCATATCTTGCAGATAAGCATATTGATGGAGTGATACCTGATAGAAAGCAATCTAATGAAAAAATAGGTAGATTAAACAAGAATCCATATCACAAGGATTATTTCAAATATTTGTCAGAAATTGATGCATTTGAATGTCCTGAAGGCCAGATAATGTATTTTTTCAACAAATATGTTGAAAAAACTGAAGATCCGGAGAAACAAGATAAAATTAAACGATTATACTGTAATTACAGTGCTTGTAAAGCTTGTAATTGTCGGGAAAACTGTCTTTCATCAACTCAAACTCACAAAACTATTACTGAATATGGAGGAAGTTTGAAGAAAGCCATGTGGGAGAAAATGGAATCTGATGAGTATAAGGAAGTTTATAGCAGAAGATCTTCCGTTGAAGGACCTTTTGGTATTTTAAAGGAACAATTCAATATTGAAAGTGAAGTGGTGATTGGAAAAAGAAAAACAGAAGAAAGGCTATTGTTAGATGCAGTGGCTTATAATTTAATACGTTTATATAACTTAAAACAAGAAAAAGGAAATGATAAAGAAGATATAGTTGATTTCTGTGAAAAAATTTCAGTTCAAGAGAAATTAGAACTCAGAGCAACTATATTTTAG
- a CDS encoding ABC transporter substrate-binding protein: MDAKIKYSIITVIVIVMAIVVASSMLGTSNDDDPRHVVVTVPALTGEPETGFNPLTGWGCGHMNFNPLVQSTLFKSDKNGNFVNDLATGYNISSDGLKWTVGIRDDVKFSNNETLTANDVAFTFNEARTSNSELDMSNLKEAKAINNHTVEFTLKSPQSTFNYDLRYVGIVPEKDYNNETYGENPIGTGPYVLKQWDKGQQAIFEVNDNYYGDKPYFTQITMLFPNEDSAAMQIAKSHQADIVQVPISGLNETIEGYELLEFYSPRAQGITFPYQNATGAKTTGGADVGNNVTGDSAIRKALNVGINREEIVDSVYKGHAVVEYSGVDHQKYANPNAIVKDNDQEAAKKILDDAGWIDTDGDGIREKNGTVANFTVLYSSDDQARQAIATVVSEQAKDLGINIELEGTDWDTIYSRMYKDSAVFQQSSDNPYRNIYQQ, from the coding sequence ATGGATGCTAAAATTAAATATAGTATTATTACTGTAATTGTTATTGTAATGGCAATTGTTGTGGCTTCATCCATGTTAGGAACATCAAATGATGATGATCCTAGACATGTTGTTGTAACTGTTCCGGCACTGACTGGAGAACCAGAAACAGGTTTTAATCCATTAACTGGATGGGGTTGTGGACATATGAACTTTAATCCATTAGTTCAAAGTACACTATTTAAATCTGATAAAAATGGTAATTTTGTAAATGACTTGGCAACAGGGTATAATATAAGTTCTGATGGACTTAAATGGACAGTTGGAATAAGGGATGATGTTAAGTTTTCAAATAATGAAACTTTAACTGCAAATGATGTCGCTTTTACATTTAATGAGGCAAGAACTAGTAATTCTGAGTTAGATATGTCCAACTTAAAGGAAGCTAAAGCTATAAATAATCATACTGTGGAATTTACTCTAAAATCACCACAATCCACTTTTAATTATGATTTGAGGTATGTTGGTATTGTACCTGAAAAGGATTATAATAATGAAACTTATGGTGAAAATCCTATTGGTACTGGTCCTTATGTGTTAAAGCAATGGGATAAAGGTCAACAAGCTATTTTTGAAGTAAATGATAATTATTATGGTGATAAACCATACTTCACACAAATAACTATGTTATTCCCTAATGAAGATAGTGCTGCAATGCAAATTGCTAAATCTCATCAAGCAGATATTGTTCAAGTACCAATTTCAGGTTTAAATGAAACTATTGAAGGTTATGAGTTATTAGAATTTTACAGTCCTCGTGCACAAGGTATAACTTTCCCATATCAAAATGCTACTGGTGCAAAGACTACTGGTGGGGCTGATGTAGGAAACAATGTAACTGGGGATTCTGCTATAAGAAAAGCTTTAAATGTTGGAATTAATCGTGAAGAAATTGTTGATTCTGTTTATAAAGGACATGCTGTAGTTGAGTATAGTGGTGTAGATCATCAAAAATACGCTAATCCTAATGCAATTGTAAAGGATAATGATCAAGAAGCAGCTAAAAAAATATTAGATGATGCTGGATGGATCGATACTGATGGGGATGGAATAAGGGAGAAGAATGGTACTGTGGCGAACTTCACAGTGTTATACAGTTCTGATGATCAGGCAAGACAGGCTATTGCAACAGTTGTCTCTGAACAAGCTAAAGATTTAGGTATTAATATTGAATTAGAGGGAACTGATTGGGATACAATATATTCTAGAATGTATAAAGATTCTGCAGTATTCCAACAATCTTCTGATAATCCTTACAGAAATATCTACCAACAATAG
- the mcrG gene encoding coenzyme-B sulfoethylthiotransferase subunit gamma, with product MTYKAQFAPGDTKIAENRRNHMNPNHQLKNIREISDEGLVRILGHRTPGQDYKKVHPPLDEMDLNEDPIRDLVEPIHGAKEGIRVRYIQFADSMYNAPSQPYDRARMYMWRYRGVDTGTLSGRQVIEIRESDLEKISKELVETDLFDPARSGMRGATVHGHSLRLDENGLMFDGLQRYVYDEETGHIVYIKDQVGRLLDESVDLGEPLPEDYLNEITTIYRADNIGLRTDKELVDVVENIHTSRTEGGFGLNVFKDDLKKRLGDA from the coding sequence ATGACATATAAAGCTCAATTTGCTCCAGGAGATACTAAAATTGCTGAAAATAGAAGAAATCACATGAACCCCAATCATCAATTAAAGAATATAAGAGAAATTTCCGATGAAGGACTTGTAAGAATTTTAGGCCATAGAACTCCAGGGCAAGATTATAAAAAAGTACACCCTCCATTAGATGAAATGGATTTAAATGAAGACCCTATAAGAGATTTAGTCGAACCAATTCATGGTGCTAAAGAAGGGATTCGTGTAAGATATATTCAATTTGCAGACTCTATGTATAATGCTCCTTCCCAGCCATATGACAGAGCAAGAATGTATATGTGGAGATATAGGGGAGTGGATACTGGAACACTATCTGGAAGACAAGTGATTGAAATAAGGGAGTCTGACTTAGAAAAAATATCTAAAGAATTAGTAGAAACTGATTTATTTGACCCTGCAAGATCTGGTATGAGAGGTGCAACAGTACATGGACACTCATTAAGACTAGATGAAAATGGCTTAATGTTTGATGGATTACAAAGATATGTTTATGATGAAGAAACTGGCCATATCGTTTATATAAAAGATCAAGTAGGTCGTCTCCTTGATGAAAGTGTAGATCTAGGGGAACCTCTTCCTGAAGATTACCTTAATGAAATTACTACGATTTACAGAGCAGATAATATTGGTTTAAGAACCGATAAAGAACTTGTAGACGTTGTAGAAAATATTCATACCTCTCGTACTGAAGGAGGTTTTGGATTAAATGTATTTAAAGATGATTTGAAAAAGAGATTAGGTGATGCTTAA
- the hypA gene encoding hydrogenase maturation nickel metallochaperone HypA, translated as MHSSTVVQSILNVALETAEEYDANKVTEINVEIGKLNWITTDKLKYIFSVLSKDTLAENAELIVNEADAKIKCYNCNYIGLIDNINKEIIPMVLCPKCGSHRVNVLKGYDLNIGNITIEK; from the coding sequence ATGCATAGCTCAACAGTAGTACAAAGTATTCTAAATGTTGCATTAGAAACTGCAGAAGAATATGATGCAAATAAAGTAACAGAAATTAATGTTGAAATTGGAAAATTAAACTGGATAACAACTGATAAATTAAAATACATTTTTAGTGTTTTATCAAAAGATACATTAGCAGAAAATGCAGAGCTAATTGTTAATGAAGCTGATGCTAAAATTAAATGTTACAACTGTAATTATATAGGACTAATAGATAACATAAACAAAGAAATAATCCCTATGGTCTTATGTCCAAAATGTGGTAGCCATAGAGTTAATGTATTAAAAGGATACGATTTAAACATTGGTAATATAACTATAGAAAAATGA
- a CDS encoding hydrogenase iron-sulfur subunit — protein sequence MAEDVKIVGFCCNWCCYGGADTAGTARMQYPPNVRIIRVMCSGRINPSMVFKAFKEGADGVFVGGCHIGDCHYDAGNYKWNRRALMTKDIIEEFGIDKDRFRFEWISASEGEKFQRTMKEFYNTISKLGPRNK from the coding sequence ATGGCAGAAGATGTTAAAATAGTAGGTTTTTGTTGTAATTGGTGTTGTTATGGTGGTGCAGATACAGCAGGTACTGCACGTATGCAATATCCCCCTAATGTAAGAATTATAAGAGTTATGTGTTCTGGAAGAATCAATCCTTCTATGGTTTTTAAAGCATTTAAAGAAGGTGCTGATGGAGTATTTGTAGGTGGTTGTCATATTGGTGATTGTCACTATGATGCTGGAAATTACAAATGGAATAGAAGGGCATTGATGACTAAGGATATCATAGAAGAATTTGGAATTGATAAAGATAGATTCAGATTTGAATGGATTTCTGCTTCTGAAGGAGAAAAATTCCAAAGAACTATGAAAGAGTTTTATAATACTATTAGTAAACTCGGACCAAGAAATAAATAA